In Paenibacillus kyungheensis, the following are encoded in one genomic region:
- a CDS encoding bifunctional 2',3'-cyclic-nucleotide 2'-phosphodiesterase/3'-nucleotidase yields the protein MNLGNKTFKKAITVIAALQLFAVSAVPAFAAEATSSESTVKLRLLETTDIHVNVMNYDYYSDAATDQYGYAKTATLIKNARAEAKNSVLIDNGDLLQGNPLGDYVAKVDPLKAGEVHPVYKAMNQLGYDAGNIGNHEFNYGLDFLGNALKGANFPYVNANIYTDDGTGSGEKNYFTPYLILDKEVTDESGAKHTIKVGVIGFVPPQVMQWDSANLSGKVVAKDIVETANKFIPQMKAEGADIIIAVPHSGFEDIPQTELMENSVLYLSKVPGIDAIMFGHAHKVFPSADFAGKTGVDLEKGTINGVPSVEPGFWGDHLGIIDLELKQQGDKWTVSDSKVEARPIYDTATKKALVDADQGVVDSVYKEHEETLGYIRGPVGESTARITSYFALVEDDPSIQIVTNAQKWYLEKQLQGTEYENLPILSAGAPFKAGGRSGASYYTDIPAGTIAIKNVSDLYVYPNTVHAVLVNGAEVKNWLEWSAGQFNQIDPAKSGEQALINMDFPTYNFDVIDGVTYQIDVTQPPKYDAKGAVLNASSNRIVNLQFNGKAIDPEQKFVVATNNYRASSSKLANPDGKRIILAAPDENRQVIIDYIRENKTINPAADGNWSLAPIKGNPTVTFNTSPKAKDALSSAKAVAGADPIAYVGEAADGFAKYSINLSSAAAGSKPAVTPAKPSKPVIPAKPTKPTTKPVPAPKPTKPAVDKPAKPTDEKTYIIKKGDNLYRISLKYGVTWEELAKYNKITDPTKLQVGDSIEIPAS from the coding sequence TTGAACTTGGGAAACAAAACATTTAAAAAAGCAATTACTGTCATCGCAGCTCTGCAATTGTTTGCAGTGTCGGCAGTTCCTGCTTTTGCAGCCGAAGCCACTTCTTCTGAATCTACCGTAAAATTACGTTTGTTGGAGACAACAGATATTCATGTGAACGTAATGAACTATGATTATTATTCAGATGCAGCGACAGATCAATATGGATATGCCAAAACAGCGACATTGATCAAAAATGCGCGTGCAGAAGCCAAAAACAGTGTATTGATCGATAATGGTGATCTATTACAAGGTAATCCGCTAGGTGACTATGTAGCCAAAGTTGATCCTTTAAAAGCAGGCGAAGTTCACCCTGTCTACAAAGCGATGAACCAATTGGGTTATGATGCAGGAAATATCGGTAACCATGAATTTAACTATGGTCTGGATTTCTTGGGTAACGCTCTCAAAGGCGCTAACTTCCCTTATGTGAATGCTAATATTTATACAGATGATGGCACAGGTTCAGGTGAGAAAAACTACTTTACTCCTTATTTGATTTTGGATAAAGAAGTCACTGATGAAAGTGGAGCTAAACATACGATTAAAGTAGGTGTTATCGGCTTCGTACCACCACAAGTAATGCAATGGGATAGCGCAAACTTGTCGGGGAAAGTGGTTGCTAAAGATATCGTTGAAACAGCGAACAAATTTATTCCACAAATGAAAGCAGAAGGCGCAGATATTATTATTGCAGTGCCACATTCTGGCTTTGAAGATATTCCTCAGACTGAATTGATGGAAAACTCTGTATTGTACTTGAGCAAAGTGCCAGGTATCGATGCGATTATGTTCGGACATGCACACAAAGTATTCCCTAGTGCTGATTTCGCTGGTAAAACAGGCGTGGATCTAGAAAAAGGAACAATCAATGGCGTTCCTTCAGTAGAGCCAGGTTTCTGGGGCGATCACCTGGGAATTATTGATCTTGAACTAAAACAACAAGGCGACAAATGGACAGTCTCTGATTCTAAAGTAGAAGCTCGTCCAATCTATGATACTGCTACCAAAAAAGCATTGGTTGATGCAGATCAAGGTGTAGTCGATTCTGTATACAAAGAACACGAAGAAACGCTAGGATATATTCGTGGACCTGTTGGTGAATCTACTGCTCGTATCACCAGTTACTTTGCACTGGTAGAAGATGATCCATCGATCCAAATCGTAACCAACGCTCAAAAATGGTACTTGGAGAAACAACTTCAAGGGACAGAATATGAGAACTTACCTATTCTTTCTGCAGGCGCTCCATTCAAAGCAGGTGGACGTTCAGGAGCAAGTTATTACACAGATATTCCCGCAGGCACGATAGCTATCAAAAATGTATCTGACCTTTATGTATATCCAAATACAGTTCATGCTGTGCTTGTCAATGGAGCAGAAGTGAAAAACTGGTTGGAATGGTCAGCAGGACAATTCAATCAAATCGATCCAGCCAAATCAGGCGAGCAAGCGTTAATCAATATGGACTTCCCAACGTATAACTTTGATGTTATCGATGGAGTTACTTACCAAATTGATGTCACACAACCACCGAAATACGATGCAAAAGGTGCTGTTCTAAACGCATCTTCTAACCGTATTGTGAACTTGCAATTTAACGGTAAAGCTATCGATCCTGAGCAAAAATTTGTAGTAGCTACAAATAACTACCGTGCTTCTTCGTCCAAATTGGCGAATCCAGATGGCAAACGTATTATTCTGGCTGCACCAGACGAGAACCGTCAAGTAATTATCGATTATATTCGTGAAAACAAAACAATCAATCCGGCTGCTGATGGTAACTGGTCACTTGCACCAATCAAAGGCAACCCAACAGTAACATTCAACACTTCTCCAAAAGCAAAAGACGCATTGTCTAGTGCCAAAGCAGTTGCAGGAGCAGATCCAATTGCTTATGTAGGAGAAGCAGCAGATGGTTTTGCTAAATATTCAATTAATCTTTCTAGCGCAGCAGCAGGTAGCAAGCCAGCCGTAACACCTGCCAAACCGTCCAAACCAGTAATACCAGCGAAGCCTACCAAACCAACAACGAAGCCGGTTCCAGCACCTAAACCGACAAAACCAGCTGTTGATAAGCCAGCTAAACCTACAGATGAGAAAACCTATATTATCAAAAAAGGTGATAATCTGTATCGTATTAGTCTGAAATATGGCGTAACATGGGAAGAACTTGCTAAATACAATAAAATTACAGATCCAACGAAGCTTCAAGTTGGAGATTCGATCGAGATTCCTGCTAGCTAA
- a CDS encoding EAL domain-containing protein codes for MNCSGCSYVQPIEDQGTVSLRPLSSSLENLIRQQSYDTYIMEDICSISYQSREQMLDIMHWVRSLPEEITSCVSVGLLGSDDIGGEPVWLPLSVFVNRLQHDDVVEIIRQKQFTSHMQPIVNQHEQVIAYEFLLRPIIDGPTFQPYRLFDIAHQTGLHSFLDRAARISAIETSAQYLQPGIKRFINFLPSSIYNPQYCLSHTFAAIERLHLNPKDFVFEVVETENIVEMPKLQNIFDVYRSNGISVALDDVGSGYSKPELIDHLQPDYVKIDRSLIDHCDISAEKQQKIIHILQRSQNHGSTVLAEGIERREEYDFCRSIGIELAQGYLFGKPAEYPRQMLG; via the coding sequence ATGAATTGTAGCGGTTGCAGTTATGTTCAGCCGATAGAAGACCAAGGAACAGTGTCCTTGCGACCGCTTTCTTCTTCTCTTGAAAATCTAATTCGACAACAGTCTTATGATACGTATATCATGGAAGATATTTGCTCTATTTCATATCAATCAAGAGAACAGATGCTTGATATCATGCACTGGGTACGAAGTTTACCTGAAGAAATTACATCTTGTGTATCTGTAGGTTTGTTAGGTTCAGACGATATTGGCGGAGAGCCGGTATGGTTGCCATTGTCTGTATTTGTTAATCGACTACAGCATGACGATGTTGTTGAAATTATTCGACAAAAGCAATTTACAAGCCATATGCAACCGATTGTGAATCAACATGAGCAAGTTATTGCTTATGAATTTTTGCTTCGTCCGATTATAGATGGCCCTACATTTCAGCCGTATCGCTTATTCGATATTGCGCATCAGACAGGGTTACACTCATTTTTGGATCGGGCAGCTCGTATTTCAGCGATTGAGACGAGTGCGCAATATTTACAACCAGGTATCAAACGCTTTATTAACTTTTTACCATCTTCTATTTACAATCCGCAGTATTGTTTGAGTCATACGTTTGCTGCTATTGAGCGTCTTCATTTAAATCCAAAAGACTTTGTATTTGAAGTGGTTGAAACCGAAAATATTGTTGAAATGCCTAAGTTACAAAATATCTTTGATGTGTATCGCAGTAATGGGATATCTGTTGCTTTGGATGATGTAGGTTCAGGATATTCCAAGCCTGAATTAATCGATCATCTACAACCCGATTATGTCAAAATCGATCGTAGCTTAATCGATCATTGTGATATCTCTGCTGAGAAACAGCAAAAAATTATTCATATTTTGCAGCGTTCGCAAAATCATGGTTCTACTGTGTTGGCAGAAGGCATAGAGCGACGTGAAGAATACGACTTTTGCCGTAGTATCGGAATTGAGCTAGCACAGGGTTACTTATTCGGTAAGCCTGCCGAATACCCTCGTCAAATGCTAGGTTAA
- a CDS encoding MFS transporter produces MLALFRIPAFLHFWLAQVFSRLGDAIATTAIIFLIGSNSSDPIFISLVIFAELFATTAFGLFAGSIADRFPKHLVMIYMDVFRIVINIIMILCIASPLALIVLVFLKGIGTTIFYPARTSFIPDIVGENHVNEAMSISQSTYFTVYIIGPAIAGLLLTTTSVSMIFVLDILSYLFSIIFIMIANSFIVSKAKLDLTPEEKVTHEPIWASMISGLKTVYRIPSLFFLLMILIPFMFVAGIFDTTYTSILLQVFRLPAIDYGQIQSIEGIGAVVGAIIGPFLLRKLNSSLLLLCTIIAFGILMSCVTPLNYIHATNLSPIYVWSLAIGIINALINLPITSIFLKITPKPFRGRGISILQTLTTLGIILGLLSGGIVARYFNLITLTTIAGIALIVFILIIACTSKFKHLLQESRSEPTVASTSKQATESS; encoded by the coding sequence ATGCTAGCTTTATTTCGAATACCCGCGTTTCTTCATTTTTGGCTAGCACAAGTCTTTTCTAGACTGGGTGATGCGATAGCCACTACAGCCATCATTTTTCTAATAGGTTCCAATTCGTCAGATCCTATTTTTATTAGTTTAGTAATTTTTGCAGAGTTGTTTGCAACGACAGCTTTTGGTTTGTTTGCAGGATCCATTGCTGACCGTTTTCCTAAGCATCTGGTAATGATTTATATGGATGTATTCAGAATTGTGATCAATATTATTATGATTCTATGTATAGCTTCTCCACTTGCTCTTATTGTTTTGGTTTTTTTGAAAGGAATCGGTACAACTATTTTTTACCCGGCCCGCACTTCCTTTATTCCCGATATTGTTGGTGAGAATCATGTTAATGAAGCTATGTCGATTAGTCAAAGTACTTATTTTACTGTCTACATTATAGGCCCTGCGATTGCTGGATTATTATTAACCACTACTTCAGTATCTATGATTTTTGTACTCGATATTTTATCATATCTCTTTTCTATTATATTTATTATGATTGCTAATTCATTTATTGTATCCAAAGCCAAACTTGATCTTACGCCAGAAGAAAAAGTAACTCACGAACCGATCTGGGCATCAATGATTTCCGGTCTTAAAACTGTTTACCGTATCCCTTCGCTGTTCTTTTTGCTTATGATTTTGATTCCTTTTATGTTTGTTGCCGGGATATTTGATACAACGTATACTTCTATTTTGCTTCAAGTATTTCGTTTACCTGCTATCGATTATGGTCAGATTCAAAGTATAGAAGGAATTGGAGCTGTCGTAGGAGCAATTATAGGCCCTTTTTTATTACGTAAATTAAATTCTAGTCTACTCTTGTTATGTACTATTATTGCTTTTGGTATACTAATGAGCTGTGTGACTCCACTTAATTATATTCATGCTACAAATCTTTCTCCTATTTATGTATGGAGCCTAGCGATCGGGATTATCAATGCTTTGATTAATCTACCTATCACTTCTATTTTTTTGAAAATCACACCCAAACCTTTTCGAGGTCGAGGGATTTCTATACTACAAACATTAACTACTTTAGGTATTATTTTAGGCTTATTATCCGGGGGAATTGTAGCACGTTACTTTAATCTGATTACACTAACGACGATTGCTGGTATTGCTCTTATAGTATTTATACTGATTATCGCTTGTACCTCCAAATTCAAGCATTTATTACAAGAGTCTCGTTCTGAACCAACCGTAGCATCTACTTCTAAGCAAGCTACTGAATCTTCATAA
- a CDS encoding CapA family protein has protein sequence MSNSTVSFVATGDSFITRISPGHLSLEQLVPFIQKHDVRLTNLETTIRMEEGFPAAQSGGTWASATPEVLQHLQSYGFNILSIANNHMLDYSYGGLAATEKYISALNLLYCGAGSTLHTASKPKYLETPQGRIAVIGVTSTFHESAIAGESRVDCSGRPGINPLRYNTVHQISSTHMQQLKELTAVTSINAEINIAMQHGHLLDQLPDSFFMFGEYDFVEVDDPSQEGTFTSCNPIDTQRIYQSIHEAKRQADYVILSVHSHEMKDENENEPADFLKEFCRGCIDEGAHAMICHGPHHIRGIEIYQERPIFYGLGNFIFQNETVESAPADFYNHLNLNHTHNIADLLDKKSKNGTSSFGANLKFWQSFVPSWTMDNGKLIDLAIHPISLGHELPRYRRGCPTFSNQTSIIEQLNTLSSSYDVHFEVQSDGTGKLIY, from the coding sequence ATGTCTAATTCGACCGTATCTTTTGTAGCTACAGGTGATAGCTTTATTACTCGAATTTCTCCCGGTCATTTATCTTTGGAACAGTTAGTTCCTTTTATTCAAAAGCATGATGTACGATTAACCAATTTAGAAACAACAATCCGTATGGAAGAAGGATTCCCTGCTGCTCAAAGTGGAGGAACATGGGCATCAGCAACTCCCGAGGTTTTACAACATTTGCAATCATATGGATTTAATATATTATCGATCGCTAACAATCATATGCTTGATTATTCTTATGGCGGTTTGGCAGCTACTGAAAAATATATCAGTGCATTGAATCTATTATATTGCGGTGCTGGCTCTACTCTACATACCGCAAGTAAACCCAAATACTTAGAAACACCTCAAGGTCGTATTGCAGTCATTGGTGTCACTTCTACTTTTCATGAATCAGCTATTGCTGGAGAAAGCCGTGTAGATTGTTCTGGTCGTCCCGGTATCAATCCTTTAAGATACAACACTGTTCATCAGATCAGCTCTACTCATATGCAACAATTAAAAGAATTAACAGCTGTAACTTCTATTAATGCAGAAATCAATATTGCGATGCAACATGGACATTTACTCGATCAACTTCCAGATTCTTTTTTTATGTTTGGTGAGTATGATTTTGTCGAAGTAGATGATCCCTCTCAGGAAGGTACTTTTACCAGTTGCAATCCGATAGATACCCAGCGTATCTACCAATCTATTCATGAAGCCAAACGCCAAGCAGATTATGTGATTTTAAGTGTACATTCCCATGAAATGAAAGACGAAAATGAGAATGAACCGGCTGATTTTTTAAAAGAATTCTGTAGAGGATGTATTGATGAAGGCGCACATGCTATGATCTGTCACGGTCCTCATCATATTCGTGGTATTGAAATCTATCAAGAACGTCCTATTTTTTATGGATTAGGTAACTTTATTTTTCAAAATGAAACTGTAGAATCAGCACCAGCTGATTTTTATAACCATTTAAATTTAAATCATACCCATAATATTGCAGACTTACTGGATAAAAAAAGTAAAAACGGTACTTCTAGCTTTGGTGCTAATCTCAAGTTCTGGCAATCATTTGTGCCTTCGTGGACAATGGATAATGGCAAATTAATAGATTTAGCGATTCATCCTATCTCACTTGGACATGAATTACCACGTTATCGTAGAGGTTGTCCAACTTTTAGTAATCAGACCTCAATCATTGAGCAATTGAATACATTATCTTCTTCATATGACGTTCATTTTGAGGTTCAATCAGATGGTACAGGCAAGTTAATATACTAA